The Roseofilum capinflatum BLCC-M114 DNA segment ATAAAGTCAAAAGCTGCCTGATCTTCTTGTTGGCTGTCCGAGCGATTTTCCAGGTATCTTTGTATATATACTTCTAAATCAGGAACAATGATGCGGAGAATACCGCCAGGCTTCAAGTATTTATAAACATTATCTAAGGCTTGAAAAAAATCCTTATAACTCAAGTGTTCAAAAACATGAGCGGAATAAATCAGATCACAGCTATTATTCGGAATATTCAGTCCTTTGAGAATATCTCCACACTGAGCTGATGTTGGCCAATCTGGAGCGCCTACTAATTGACAAATACTACGGCCAACAAAGGGAACTTTAGACAGCCGCAGACTAGGCGAGCTATCTATATTTTTCCATCCTTCGACAGCTCTGAGTCCACAGCCTATATGCAAGCAAATTTCTAACTGATGTATATTTTGAGTCATATTTTTATTTTTCTAACGGTTCAATTATTATAGCAATTTTCAATGGTTTGTAGCAAGATACAGCGTTTCTTAAAGGAAGAAACGCTATAATCGAAATACTGTTTATTCCTCCTTTTCAATCCTTTCAAAAATGTAAGGCTTGAGAGGATCATTAGGAAACTTGATAGTATGTCCAAATAATTTAAGCTGTGGTATCACCAATTCCTCATCAGTTACATTTCTAAAACCAGAGAGTCTATCAGCAGTATCGATAAAATATAAGGTCATTGCAGAAACAACTATGATATCAGGATTCCAAGGTTTCAGCGATTGAGTTTCAGCATTGAAAAGTACATCGAGAGTTTTAGGCGATGTTGCAGCATAGTAAGTTTCCCATAAGTTGGTATGAAATATTTCGTAATTAATAGTCTTTTTATCTCTATATAATATGGGAAAAAAATAGCTGTCAATCGCTGCAATCTTATGCGGTTCTATGGATATATTTTCTACTATTTTATAAGATTCAGAAGGGTTACTAGCTAGTAACAAAAATTCATTTTTATGAAAGTAAAAATTAATCATTGTGAACAAAACTAGAAGCCCTATAGCTATAAAGCGGATTGGTTGACGAAATGATACTAATACACCCTGCAAAATAGGACGAGCAATGAAATTAAAATGATAGATCATTAGCAAAGGCATTTTACTTAGGAAAAACCAGGTTGTAAAACCCCCTAAATAAGACAGTGATACTTGCACGAAAATATTTCTCAGCGAACAACGATACCAATATAAACCAACTCCTAGAGGCGTAAGTATTACCAATCCTAGAGGAACTATAATAAAGGCCAAACCGTATGATAGAGGAGGTAAGACTATTTGATTTAGATCTTGACCTCGATTCGCTAAATTCACTATAAACTGTTCTGGGCCGAACATCCAAGCATTTTGCCAGGTAAAAACAACAGCCCAGATACTTAATATTGTTAATGTCGTAAT contains these protein-coding regions:
- a CDS encoding class I SAM-dependent methyltransferase, which gives rise to MTQNIHQLEICLHIGCGLRAVEGWKNIDSSPSLRLSKVPFVGRSICQLVGAPDWPTSAQCGDILKGLNIPNNSCDLIYSAHVFEHLSYKDFFQALDNVYKYLKPGGILRIIVPDLEVYIQRYLENRSDSQQEDQAAFDFMYHSFVGHQGSRSRFDHRIKEIFSNYRHQWMWDIPSLKKAFSNQGLTQVRQCKYGDWLDPRFALVEVEEVHIGSICIEGIKPN